CTGATTTAAATGACTTATATACCCATGCTTTTGCACTTCACCTGGTGTCTTAGCTCGCATATTCTACTGTTGATGGATTTTCTAACATCAGCTTCGGCCGTGGAAACTGGTTTAAAACAGCATCTGTGGAACAAAACAACAACGATTACTCTCTCCCTTCTCACTCCTTCCCCTCTGGTTCACAAAAATCTCTCCTGGAAGAGATGCAATCAAAACTGGAAAGCACCACCTCTGAAAACTATGTACCTTGTAAAGCTTGAAGTTTTTCCTGGGTTGAGAGCATGCCAACGATCATTCTCCTTCTCGAGTTTTACTGGTGGTTAGCAAACAACTTTTAGGTGCagtaccgccacctactgattaGGAGTATGAGTTAGGACTATAGGTCAGGACCTATCAGCCTCCTTGTTGCTAGTGTCTCTTACATGTCCTGTCCTCTCCTCGCGCCTGAATCTCAGCTTCCTACTCAAGGGATTATGCTCCATCGCCTTTGGCACGCATTGTGGTTGAAGCAGTCGGTGCTGAGTAGAGTACTGACAAATGTAGAAAATGAAAGGAAGGTCTCTGCGGTTTCAATAAAACTGTTATTTGTGTAATGCAGATTTTTGTCTTCAATATTTTCTTTAGGCTATATCCCATGCACATGCATGCATATGGTGCAGTTGTTTATTTGGAAAGTATAAATTGTTAaatcatacatacatacatacatacatacatacatacatacatacatacatagcacATGCATATATTCATGGGCATTGCTAGAtataaagctctactggggcacaTGCCCCCCATTTTTTGatgactttttttttgaaagcctgctgtgtgcaagaagtgtgcaacacttctatacaatgtcctttgcttaacccactattctacagtTCAACAATTACTGCAAAATTTACATCTTCATTATAcctaacatttttacacaattattgaaactatgcctcatattctcaaaacagtaaaGACAATTCCATAAAGTCTCACACAATACTccaaacatcatattttcagGTCAAAATGAAGCTCTACACTCAAAACCATTCACTCTTACTGAAATACCAAACTTTTCCAtcagacaacacacacaagctttcaaaaacacacacactacaacatagtattacacactggtgcaatcaattcaaaacaatatatccaaaactggtaagttgcttgtggttctccccctcaaaaaccttttcacatgaccaaaaagacacaatcaatgtatgcatttgctaataaaatgttttattcattaatgTGCTATACACAGCacaactgtaatgttttttattatttcgcCTCAACATCCCGTCTTAGTTCTGGGTCAGGCCAGAGAatctcatccacatcacagaCTATATATTGGTCCTAGCCAAACATCAAGGGTAAAATCCTCTTACCTGATCCACCCCTTGCATTCATCTACTGATATGTTGATCTGTATGGAAGGCAATttgatgcatttctttatttcaGTATTATAGTCCAACAGTGTATGCACACTAAAGCTACTGTACAGAACTTACTGTAAGTACATCTATCTGTTTTCTTCCCTGAAGGCTCTGAAGATGGAGGCAACAGTGAAGTGACTCAAATTAGGCTTTGCTCGTTTCTCCGCCTCCCTCATAGTCATGGACCAGGACATGGTCAACTAAAGTGGCTTGAATTTCATCTGAGACTGCTTGTCACCTTGCCCTTCAtctccctcctcctctttcaccacgtcctcctcctcttcctcctccttcaccatgtcctcttcctccttcaccatgtcctcctcCTTTCCTTCCTCCTTTCCCTCATCCtattcctctccctcctcctcctcgacctatttcttcatcatgtcctctccctcctcctttaccatgtcctcttccttcaccacgtcctccttcTTTCCCTACTCTTCTGCCttttcctctccctcctcctctccctcctcctcatCAAACTAGTTCTTCATCATGTCCTCTTCCGCctccttcaccacgtcctccttctgtccctcctcctctccctcctcctcatcaacctatttcttcatcatgtcctcttcctcctccttcaccatgtcctctttctcctccttcaccacgtccTTTCCATCCTCCTCTTTCTCCTCCTCAACCTATTCCTTCATTTCTCTGTGGATCTATTGTTCCAAAGCTTAGTGAACAGATTCAGGCCTTTTATCTATCTATTgaaggatctgattgatgtgtgtTCAATTTTGACTTTTAGTGTTTTCACCTTGGTAATTGTTTGCTAATTGAGCCTAAGCTGTGCTGACTTGAGTGAACAGTATTGAATGCTAGTGCTTTCCATATGACCAGATGGTGTAAGCACTGAGAAATGTAAGgatttgtgtgtagagttttgaagtaaCAGTTCACCAAAACTGACTCATGTGTTAACCCAGGTTATTTAATATTCCATAGTGTatttaaagtaatttattttcacacacaaattttgtacttaatatactaaaaattaatccttagtacttcttaagatgttcttaagatcatctaagtgtacttcactgtgctattttgagacactaATGAACTAAATATAAACTAAAAtctgctaaaaatgtatttgaaaggtgtatttaggtaccacttgtaggaaacttgaacccatctttgtatgaaggTTGGATTCAAGTTTAATACGGgtgttaaataaatgcattttttaatacagatatagtatgttaaaagtgcattttagttcatattcatgatgcctcaaaatagcacagtgaataatcttaagaacatcttacagctgtctcagcaacaatgcaattctaCAGACAAGTCTGtagaattgcattgttgctgagacagatgtaagatgttcttaagattattaGTTATTAGATTTTCGTTAGATAATAATATTCAAAgattttaacattaattaacattaattctgcatattaaaaaaactgcatttttaaactAAAACACAGCAAAAAAGTGACACCTGAAAATGTGTTCTACAACTAATCAAGACaagaggttttcctgagatttttcctctaatgtttcAGACCTGACCGGGtgaggatgtagtttgtcttacctccTATAAACTCATGATCTCTCTTGTCTGCttccctttccctgctttgcacaaaacatgttCATCTAAAGAAGCCAATAATGatcgagtcaaaataagattaacattattatttagTAACTTTCTTTAGTCtggtcatgttttcataagctaAGTCACTCGCGTGGCGTCACCTTTTGAATGCGGTTGTGCGCAGATGAACGCAAAGACGTGCGTGGTCATGGATACATTTCTGCACAAGTCAATGCGACTGCTTCGTCGCTTTTGCAAGCGTAAATTGGGTAATTACATTGCATAAACATCCGTTTTTGCAGCGATTATCTTTGTATAGGAATACACTAGTTAACTGCTcaaatttaaacttgagatttacaccgggacacaaaagatttacactggggcatgtgccccagtaaaagggatctagcgacgcccctgcatatattgcagtatattaaatcatataaagacaaactattacatggaaaaacatagtgccctttttggtcttggttacaatatattttgtatcaatatatacatgtatggtctattcatatactgcaatataatggaaaatatacatattaaatcctatatatgggaatatactgcctaatatattacatgatattttctatgcatatattacaatatattgggaaatataaatattaaatccgatatatgggaatatattgcctaatatattacatgatattttccaatatactgcagtatatttttgttgcataaggGTTGCTTCTGTGCAATATCCCTCAGCAGGACAATGTCTTAGTTATTTTAGGccatttaagttgtttttacaaacataccttacaaaaacaacaactcaTGTGCATCGTGcgtaaaaatgattaatttacctcaaatatttttgaatgatagagcccAATCAAAAGCCTTAGCTTGTTCCCGCCTCTCCCCTAATGTTATTACATATAAAGGTAGATAAGAACTAAAATAAGAAGTGATAAATACAGATGCAGTCCTCAGGTAATTTAAAGGCTCGTACAGTGTAGCTGCCCCCTGGTTTCCCGATAACAAGCAGAGAGTCTCTAACGGGTGTaactttaatcatttattttcaaTCTTCTTCAAGCACCGTGAAAACTAAAAGTAAACACAAATAGCAGGTCACATAAACCTgattataacattgttttttatactCATAAGCTTATCACAGTATTTTTCACATCAAATTACATTCAAAACATAGAaataaaaaggtacaaaatataaacattgttAACACGTGATGCGTTCAGACCACGCGAACAGCTTGCAAAACAGACAATGatataaataaaagtttgaTAAACATAACACAAACTACACACCTCATTCCGCTCACCAAGGGGTGCAACTGCAAATCCTCAATATAATGCTGCTTGCAACAATCGCTGACTTTATAATCAAAAAGGCATATCCAAGTCCCCCAGACACAGGCAAGAAAACACAAGCTGAGAAACCATCTGTTGCTATTCAGATTCCGGGGTTGCAGTCTCAACCCGGTAATATGATTGACATTCAATGGAAGCATGAACTTAGTGACCTCTAGTGGCCACTTACACTCCCACCAAATCATGTTATACTGAATGAATTCAAAAGAAAGGAATTAACCAACAGTTATTCAGAACATGATTTCTAGACTATGGAAAAGCAGACTATAAAGGATATGAATATAAGTAGCAAGCAGACATAAACTTGTTTCACATTCCTTAACTGAACACGTCTGATGTAAGTGTTTTCCCTTAGTTAACAAGGCGTTAACTTACTGGTTTTATCTTCAATGAGAAGTACCAATTTTTGAATTGGCCGTTCAATAATTGAATGTTTGTAGCTATGACTTTGTTTCTGTTGTAGTCCTTTATCTCCAACTTGAACCTTTACTCTACGAACCAAACCATCTGATCCTTCTGTAGTCTCGACTACACGAGCTAATTGCCACTGATTCCTTGGAAGTGTATCCTCTTTGATGATGACTATATCGTCTATTTGCAAGTTGCGTCGAGGTACGTGCCATTTTTGCCTCGTAGACACATTCAAGAGGTATTCTTTCTTCCACCGGCTCCAGAATTGTTCAGTTAAGAACTGTACTCTGCGCCATCTCTTTGCAGCATACATATCTTCTTTGACGAACTTTCCTGGAGGTGGTAAGGCGACCTTAGACTTCATCAGTACAAGGTGGTTTGGAGTTAAAGGTTCCAAAGTCATTGGGTCATTAATTCCATCAACATTTAGTGGACGGCTGTTGACGATGGCCATAGCTTCGTAGAGTAGGGTTCTCAGGGAAGCATCGTCCAATCTTCCTGGACATTGAGCAATTGTGATGTTCAGCACATTACGAATAGACCGAATTTGGCGTTCCCACACCCCGCCTGCATGACTCGCAGACGGGGCGTTGAAAATGAATTCACACTGTCTGTCCGCAAGAAAAGCTTTCAAAGCCTCTGCGTCACATTGCTTGAGCGCTTCCTTTAACTCGTTCTTCGCACCCACGAAGTTTGAGCCCTGATCGCAGTAAAGGTGACTAACAGCTCCTCTAAGGCTAATAAAGCACCTCAAGGCGTTGATAAAAGCGTCCGTGGTCATGTCTTCCAGCATTTCAAGATGAACTGCTCGAGAAGCTAAGCATGTGAAGATAAGTCCATATCTCTTACACTCCTTGCGGCCTCGTTTAGTGATGAATGGGCCGAAACAATCCATTCCACAGAATGTGAAAGGAGCAGAGACTTCACAGCGCTCTCTGGGGAGTTCAGACATTCGTTGCTCTTCAGTCGGTCTTCTGAGCCTCCGGCATCTCACACATTCATGTATTAATTTGGCGACTGACTTATTCCCACCGAGAGGCCAGAATCCGTTTGCTCGCAGCTCATTCATAGTCTGATTTCGACCTTGATGACAGGTCTTTTCGTGGTAATGGGATAAAATCAGCTTGGTAATGTAGCTGTCCTTAGGGAGAATGATGGGGTGCTTTTGTTCTTGGCTGAGAGTGGAACCTTTAAGTCTTCCTCCAACGCGAATAAGTCCCTCCTCCAAAATGGGGTCGAGGTGACGAAGAGGACTTGAGTTTGGAATAGTGCTCCCACTGGGATTTCTTTGCAAC
This window of the Misgurnus anguillicaudatus chromosome 19, ASM2758022v2, whole genome shotgun sequence genome carries:
- the LOC141350880 gene encoding uncharacterized protein, yielding MVSKTIGHTKCHQKELCCKGIEWDDPIPEYLRSRWEEWKNDLQNLKEVTIPRCYHPRNFGKIVRVELHHFSDASTTGYGACSYLRYINDRNEIHCSFVMAKARVAPLKITSIPRLELSAAVTAARMSIMLKAELDMKIEQEFFWTDSQVVLAYINNEARRFHVFVANRVQLIREITDPSQWNYVDTAHNPADYASRGLLVRDISSTSWLSGPKFLWDQKPLPLLKPSTESIQVHATQSSEQNDILERLSRFSTWTTLIKVVARIKRLGSKQSHSAGEVVTVEERSRAAKVVFQLVQLQAFPQDQRTLQRNPSGSTIPNSSPLRHLDPILEEGLIRVGGRLKGSTLSQEQKHPIILPKDSYITKLILSHYHEKTCHQGRNQTMNELRANGFWPLGGNKSVAKLIHECVRCRRLRRPTEEQRMSELPRERCEVSAPFTFCGMDCFGPFITKRGRKECKRYGLIFTCLASRAVHLEMLEDMTTDAFINALRCFISLRGAVSHLYCDQGSNFVGAKNELKEALKQCDAEALKAFLADRQCEFIFNAPSASHAGGVWERQIRSIRNVLNITIAQCPGRLDDASLRTLLYEAMAIVNSRPLNVDGINDPMTLEPLTPNHLVLMKSKVALPPPGKFVKEDMYAAKRWRRVQFLTEQFWSRWKKEYLLNVSTRQKWHVPRRNLQIDDIVIIKEDTLPRNQWQLARVVETTEGSDGLVRRVKVQVGDKGLQQKQSHSYKHSIIERPIQKLVLLIEDKTSKLTPC